A genomic segment from Thermostichus lividus PCC 6715 encodes:
- a CDS encoding M16 family metallopeptidase — protein sequence MSLLQLIWSQCQCFCVGAIALWVWLTPIASAQTIRPYIDRAMNQISEFYLDNGMHFIVMEQHQAPIISFLTYVDVGGVDEPEGQTGVAHYLEHLAFKGTRRIGTRNYAAEKETFAQLDQLFDQLQATHDDAQRQQLLVEFAAVQRVADRYVLQNQYGQIVQQAGGVGLNATTSADATRYFYSFPANKLELWMSLESERFLEPVFREFYQEKEVILEERRLRTENSPSGQLFEAFLATTFQEHPYRRPVIGYRDDIQNLRRIDVERFFAEYYTPEKMTMVLVGDVDPKQVQRLAQVYFGRYPKGQGKATAIAPEPPPTEPRSITLELASQPLYIEAYPCPALRDPTYLQYEMLAQILSGGRTSRLYRALVLEQKTALNVQAYVGFPGNKYPNRFLIYGAPAPGHTTAALAAGIAKELQALQADPIRADELARVKTQLRMELLQNLTSNEGMAKLLADYAVKGEGWQQLFNRLEAIEQITPADIQQVAQSLRPQQRTVAQIQTRL from the coding sequence GTGTCATTGTTGCAGCTTATTTGGAGTCAATGCCAGTGCTTCTGTGTTGGGGCGATCGCCCTGTGGGTATGGCTCACGCCCATTGCGTCTGCCCAGACGATCCGGCCTTACATTGACCGCGCCATGAATCAAATTAGCGAGTTTTACCTTGACAATGGGATGCACTTTATTGTCATGGAGCAGCACCAAGCCCCCATTATTTCTTTCCTGACCTATGTCGATGTGGGGGGGGTAGATGAACCGGAGGGGCAAACTGGGGTGGCGCACTATCTGGAACACCTTGCCTTTAAGGGAACCCGCCGCATTGGCACTCGCAACTATGCAGCAGAAAAGGAAACATTTGCCCAACTCGATCAGCTCTTTGATCAGCTACAGGCTACCCATGATGATGCCCAACGTCAGCAGCTATTGGTGGAGTTTGCGGCAGTGCAACGGGTCGCAGATCGTTACGTGCTGCAAAACCAGTATGGTCAAATTGTCCAACAGGCAGGGGGGGTCGGTCTCAATGCCACCACCTCTGCTGATGCCACCCGCTATTTCTACAGTTTTCCGGCCAACAAACTGGAACTGTGGATGTCCTTAGAGTCAGAGCGATTTCTAGAGCCGGTGTTCCGTGAGTTTTACCAAGAAAAAGAAGTCATCCTTGAGGAGCGTCGCCTGCGAACAGAGAACTCACCCTCAGGACAACTCTTTGAAGCCTTTTTAGCTACCACGTTTCAGGAACACCCCTACCGCCGTCCGGTGATTGGCTACCGCGACGATATTCAAAATCTGCGCCGCATTGATGTCGAGCGTTTTTTTGCGGAGTATTACACCCCTGAAAAAATGACCATGGTGCTGGTGGGGGATGTTGACCCCAAACAGGTGCAACGGTTGGCGCAGGTATATTTTGGCCGCTATCCCAAGGGTCAGGGCAAGGCCACGGCGATCGCCCCTGAACCTCCGCCGACTGAACCGCGTAGCATTACCCTAGAGCTAGCTAGCCAACCCCTTTATATCGAGGCGTATCCCTGTCCTGCCCTGCGCGACCCCACTTACCTCCAGTACGAAATGTTGGCGCAGATTCTCAGTGGTGGCCGCACCTCCCGCCTTTATCGCGCCCTTGTCCTAGAACAGAAAACTGCCCTGAATGTGCAAGCGTACGTCGGCTTTCCGGGCAATAAATATCCCAACCGTTTTCTCATTTATGGCGCACCGGCTCCAGGGCATACTACCGCAGCATTGGCGGCGGGCATTGCCAAGGAGTTACAAGCACTACAGGCAGATCCCATCAGAGCCGACGAGTTGGCTCGGGTAAAAACACAACTGCGTATGGAACTGCTGCAAAACCTGACCTCCAACGAGGGGATGGCCAAGCTCTTGGCCGATTACGCCGTCAAGGGGGAGGGGTGGCAGCAATTATTTAATCGCCTTGAGGCCATTGAACAGATCACCCCTGCTGATATTCAACAGGTAGCACAGTCCCTCCGGCCACAGCAACGCACCGTAGCCCAAATTCAAACACGATTATGA
- a CDS encoding DUF3120 domain-containing protein, protein MTALTSTAVFPALRFGSRPAWCIFSLAAFLVSVPVFIEAPLVRTYPWLSLGITPLLWGISRYLQTQTRYQRFGALLYGFSWCWGAGSLYWGWLRWEPLWHLPVEALPLPLMVWHLRQRQQLVGVFFFLGSFLGTAITDAYFYLIDVIPHWRAIMYLEQDLVSVQEMLVQAIAQAQTFSGEVWGVLLSLSLLLIGLLPLFQSQIRQGIPAMLPSWAFMGAVLSTLVVDGLFGLTIGLLPL, encoded by the coding sequence TTGACCGCGCTGACCTCGACCGCTGTTTTCCCCGCCCTGCGCTTTGGCTCCCGGCCAGCGTGGTGTATTTTTTCTCTTGCGGCTTTTTTAGTCTCTGTCCCTGTCTTTATTGAGGCACCACTGGTACGTACCTATCCTTGGTTGAGCTTAGGGATCACTCCCCTGCTGTGGGGGATCAGTCGTTACCTACAAACCCAAACTCGCTACCAGCGCTTCGGTGCACTCCTCTATGGCTTTAGTTGGTGTTGGGGGGCAGGGTCGCTGTACTGGGGCTGGTTGCGCTGGGAACCGCTGTGGCACTTGCCGGTGGAGGCGCTGCCGTTACCCCTGATGGTTTGGCATCTGCGACAACGGCAACAACTGGTAGGGGTCTTTTTCTTTTTGGGGTCATTTTTAGGCACGGCCATTACGGATGCCTATTTTTACCTGATTGATGTGATTCCCCATTGGCGAGCCATTATGTACCTCGAGCAGGATCTAGTGTCAGTGCAAGAAATGCTCGTGCAGGCGATCGCCCAAGCCCAGACCTTTAGCGGGGAAGTGTGGGGTGTACTGCTTAGCCTAAGCCTACTGCTCATTGGCCTGTTGCCCCTGTTTCAATCCCAGATTCGCCAAGGAATACCTGCCATGCTGCCGAGTTGGGCGTTTATGGGGGCGGTACTAAGTACCCTTGTGGTGGATGGGTTATTTGGTTTAACGATTGGGCTTTTACCCCTTTAG
- a CDS encoding ComF family protein: MWRSLAAVLFQQPCPCCGRLSRQPLCPSCERRLRTWELRDRRSYWRGSVPLLPWGSYRQDLKRAIATLKYHAHPELGTLFGEWLAVAWLESQVSHNLPLQVVPIPLHADKLKARGFNQAEIIAASFCRALELPLVPHALVRQRATQSMFQLTVAERVANLEQAFVLGRGLRKQCWVLLCDDIYTTGTTARAAAETLRAAGHRVLGIVTVAVALPEPH; encoded by the coding sequence GTGTGGCGATCCCTAGCCGCCGTGCTGTTCCAACAGCCCTGCCCCTGCTGTGGTCGTCTGAGTCGGCAACCTCTGTGCCCAAGCTGCGAACGGCGGCTGCGAACGTGGGAGCTGCGCGATCGCCGCTCTTACTGGCGCGGATCAGTGCCCCTATTGCCGTGGGGCAGCTACCGTCAGGACTTAAAGCGGGCGATCGCCACCCTCAAGTACCATGCCCATCCCGAATTGGGCACCCTCTTTGGTGAATGGCTCGCTGTTGCTTGGCTAGAGAGTCAGGTCAGCCACAACCTGCCGCTCCAGGTGGTTCCCATTCCCCTCCATGCCGATAAATTAAAGGCGCGGGGCTTTAACCAAGCAGAAATCATTGCCGCCAGCTTTTGTCGTGCCCTAGAATTGCCCTTGGTTCCCCATGCCTTGGTACGGCAGCGCGCAACGCAGTCAATGTTTCAACTGACGGTGGCTGAGCGGGTCGCTAATTTAGAGCAGGCGTTTGTCTTAGGGCGCGGTTTAAGGAAGCAATGCTGGGTGCTGCTGTGTGATGACATTTACACCACGGGCACAACCGCCCGTGCGGCGGCAGAAACCCTGAGAGCCGCAGGGCATCGGGTACTGGGAATCGTTACAGTGGCGGTAGCGCTCCCTGAGCCACACTAA
- a CDS encoding bifunctional diguanylate cyclase/phosphodiesterase — translation MDCQLPPSDPLQVRGVLLPCSGALLDFLEHAVGQDLCCALVEILAALPMGVCLYNAAKQVIYINPYARNLLGITDASQPATEIWQNIHLFEEDSAAAPNHPRPYPKENLLKPQGQHPAVDERRTVTLQYGDRRMTIELEVRPIFNRSGEMQLGLITFQDIRDRHRDATEHQHLINHLRQQADRYYSLVQRQTDFLICSRADTVITFANTAFCRAFERAVTDVIGQPWATFVLPEDLPALLAKVQALTPDAPTFTNENRVCSPQGIKYTQWINLGIFDDAGQLVEIQSVGRDISMLKEQLLREQALNRVIQAIRNSLDLETIFATVVEEVGKLWLKLDCVVVQYLPHRHAWVRRSEYRQDPNWPHHIGYEVSDADNPMAAQLKAGHIIQISDASEITDPVLKPLTEMFPGAWLIVPLRVEEQTWGALGVFTTNGAHQWSAAEISLMTTIATQLEVAIYQAKLYQRAQEELAQRRRIEAALRDSEERFRSTAMNVPGGIFRYLHFPDGRNQVFYLNPMCEKLWGVPAAVAAADGSALWQLVHPDDRPAMLESVEKSARTLQPWFWQWRIIHPNGDIRWLEGAGQPERRDDGAVMWYTLVLDVSDRHAAQERLQEQQAQLDLAVQASNIGFYFCDLRTQTAYVSPTYKAQLGYPANAAEASPKDWASRLHPEDRERAVSAFQRFLRGEAAYSIDFRLRHRDGSYRWIHSKAVLIRDSLGQPCKVVGTHIDITDRKTAEMALRESEERYRLLAENMNDIVCVHDPAGHCLYISPSYEALLGRKSTDLISQHFSELSHPEDRAQVRQELAQMIQQNKFWPLTHRVCTASGETLWLETLIKPRYDDQGQLQRLQTTSRDVTARLKVQNQLHYEAYHDMLTGLPNRLYLMEQLEAAISEARRNPRYHYAVVFLDLDAFKVINDSLGHAVGDRVLVEFARLLRSLIHRSHTVARFGGDEFVILMSGLSHIQEVIAPCEGIITRLQDSINVDERQIFVSSSLGMVFAQNEYLNSLEVLRNADIAMYEAKGHQRGRYAIFNQGMYKQVLQRLHIEHDLRRALEQDELRVFYQPFFDLQEQRLVGFEALVRWYHPERGLISPAEFIPIAEDTGLIVALDQWVLRHACQQLTQWYQQYPSTKRLILSVNVSAKTLKHPNFLAHLDHIQQEFRLAEGRLILELTERIALELNEEMRGLLSALSDRHIEISIDDFGTGYSCLSYLHSLPIQHLKVDRSFVSQLENNQRNYQITQMILVLTHQLGYRAIAEGIETADQLQLLRELGCDYGQGYLFARPAPASAIEPLLQAL, via the coding sequence ATGGATTGTCAACTGCCGCCTTCTGACCCCTTGCAAGTGCGCGGGGTTCTTCTGCCCTGTAGTGGTGCTCTGCTGGACTTCCTTGAACATGCGGTCGGTCAGGATCTTTGTTGCGCCCTAGTAGAGATTTTGGCGGCGTTGCCTATGGGAGTTTGCCTCTACAATGCTGCCAAGCAAGTTATCTACATCAACCCCTACGCTCGCAACCTATTGGGGATCACTGATGCCTCGCAACCGGCAACGGAAATTTGGCAAAACATCCATCTTTTTGAGGAGGACAGCGCCGCCGCGCCGAATCATCCTCGTCCCTACCCCAAAGAGAACTTGCTGAAACCCCAAGGGCAACATCCTGCGGTTGATGAGCGCAGAACTGTGACTCTCCAGTATGGCGATCGCCGCATGACCATTGAGCTAGAAGTTAGACCGATTTTCAATCGTAGCGGGGAGATGCAACTTGGCCTGATCACCTTTCAGGATATTAGGGATCGCCATCGAGATGCAACGGAACACCAACATCTGATTAATCACTTGCGCCAGCAGGCAGACCGCTACTACAGCCTAGTACAACGCCAAACGGATTTTTTGATTTGCTCGCGAGCCGATACGGTCATTACCTTTGCCAACACGGCCTTCTGCCGGGCGTTTGAACGGGCGGTGACCGACGTGATTGGCCAGCCGTGGGCGACCTTTGTCCTGCCGGAAGATTTACCTGCTCTGTTAGCCAAAGTCCAGGCATTGACACCCGATGCCCCCACCTTTACCAACGAGAACCGCGTCTGTAGCCCTCAAGGGATTAAGTACACCCAATGGATTAATTTAGGTATTTTTGACGACGCTGGCCAACTTGTCGAAATTCAGTCTGTGGGGCGCGATATTAGCATGCTCAAAGAGCAGTTATTACGGGAGCAGGCACTGAATCGGGTGATTCAGGCCATTCGTAACTCATTAGATCTCGAGACCATTTTTGCCACAGTGGTTGAAGAAGTTGGCAAGCTGTGGCTGAAGCTCGATTGCGTGGTGGTGCAGTACCTTCCCCATCGGCACGCATGGGTGCGGCGATCAGAGTATCGCCAAGATCCCAACTGGCCGCACCATATTGGCTACGAAGTTTCCGATGCCGATAACCCCATGGCCGCGCAGCTTAAGGCGGGTCACATTATCCAAATTAGCGATGCCAGTGAAATTACGGATCCCGTCCTAAAACCTTTAACCGAGATGTTTCCGGGGGCATGGCTGATAGTGCCCTTACGGGTAGAAGAGCAGACCTGGGGTGCCTTGGGGGTGTTTACTACCAATGGTGCCCACCAGTGGTCTGCGGCTGAAATTTCGCTGATGACGACGATTGCAACCCAACTGGAAGTGGCCATTTATCAAGCCAAGCTATACCAACGGGCACAGGAGGAATTGGCGCAGCGCCGCCGCATTGAAGCAGCATTGCGCGACAGTGAAGAACGATTTCGCTCAACTGCGATGAATGTGCCGGGAGGCATCTTCCGCTATCTGCACTTTCCTGATGGGCGCAATCAAGTTTTTTACCTTAACCCTATGTGTGAAAAGTTATGGGGTGTGCCAGCGGCGGTGGCAGCGGCGGATGGTTCTGCGCTCTGGCAGCTTGTGCATCCTGATGATCGCCCTGCCATGCTTGAATCTGTAGAGAAATCAGCCCGAACGTTGCAGCCATGGTTTTGGCAGTGGCGAATCATTCACCCCAATGGCGACATTCGCTGGCTGGAAGGGGCAGGTCAACCGGAGCGCCGCGACGATGGTGCGGTGATGTGGTACACCCTTGTTCTGGATGTGAGCGATCGCCATGCGGCTCAAGAGCGCCTACAAGAGCAACAGGCACAGTTAGATTTAGCGGTGCAAGCCTCCAATATTGGCTTTTATTTTTGCGACTTACGCACCCAAACCGCCTATGTCTCTCCCACCTATAAAGCGCAGTTGGGGTATCCGGCCAATGCGGCGGAAGCCAGTCCTAAAGATTGGGCCAGCCGGCTGCATCCCGAGGATCGAGAGCGGGCAGTGAGTGCCTTTCAGCGGTTTCTGCGGGGCGAGGCAGCCTACAGCATTGATTTTCGCTTGCGTCACCGCGATGGCAGCTACCGCTGGATTCACAGTAAGGCTGTCCTCATTCGCGATTCCTTGGGGCAGCCCTGTAAGGTGGTGGGTACCCACATCGACATTACCGATCGCAAAACTGCGGAAATGGCCTTGCGAGAGAGTGAAGAGCGCTATCGACTGCTCGCGGAAAACATGAATGACATTGTGTGTGTGCACGATCCCGCTGGCCACTGCCTTTATATCAGCCCGTCCTACGAAGCACTCTTAGGGCGCAAGAGTACAGACCTAATTAGCCAACACTTTAGTGAACTGTCTCATCCTGAGGATCGCGCTCAGGTGCGGCAAGAATTGGCACAAATGATTCAACAAAATAAATTTTGGCCCCTCACCCATCGTGTGTGCACTGCCTCTGGCGAAACACTGTGGCTAGAGACCCTCATCAAGCCCCGCTACGACGACCAAGGTCAGTTACAAAGGCTGCAAACCACCTCGCGGGATGTGACGGCACGCCTTAAGGTGCAAAACCAACTGCATTACGAAGCCTACCACGACATGCTGACCGGCCTGCCCAATCGCCTTTACCTGATGGAACAGCTGGAAGCAGCGATCTCTGAGGCTCGCCGTAACCCCCGCTACCATTATGCCGTCGTCTTTTTAGACTTAGATGCCTTTAAGGTGATCAACGATAGTTTGGGTCATGCGGTTGGCGATCGCGTACTCGTTGAGTTTGCCCGGTTGCTGCGCAGCCTGATTCACCGCAGCCATACAGTGGCACGGTTTGGTGGCGATGAGTTTGTCATTTTGATGAGTGGCCTCAGCCATATACAGGAAGTGATTGCCCCCTGTGAAGGCATTATCACGCGCTTGCAAGACTCTATAAATGTTGATGAGCGGCAAATTTTTGTCAGTAGTAGCTTGGGTATGGTCTTTGCCCAAAATGAGTATCTAAACAGCCTTGAGGTGTTGCGCAATGCCGACATTGCAATGTATGAAGCCAAAGGCCATCAGCGGGGACGCTACGCCATTTTCAATCAAGGGATGTACAAGCAGGTGCTCCAACGCCTCCACATTGAACACGACCTCCGCCGTGCCCTAGAGCAGGATGAGCTGCGGGTGTTTTATCAGCCCTTTTTTGACTTACAGGAGCAGCGTTTAGTGGGGTTTGAAGCCTTAGTGCGCTGGTATCACCCTGAACGGGGTCTCATTTCGCCTGCTGAGTTTATTCCCATTGCGGAAGATACCGGCTTGATTGTGGCCTTAGATCAGTGGGTCTTGCGTCATGCCTGCCAGCAACTGACGCAGTGGTACCAGCAGTACCCCAGCACCAAGCGCCTGATTCTCAGTGTCAATGTCTCTGCCAAAACTCTGAAGCACCCAAATTTTTTGGCACACTTAGATCACATCCAACAGGAATTTCGTTTGGCGGAGGGCAGGTTAATCCTTGAGCTAACAGAGCGAATTGCACTAGAACTCAACGAAGAGATGAGGGGGCTACTGAGTGCCCTTAGCGATCGCCACATTGAAATTAGTATTGATGATTTTGGCACTGGCTATTCTTGCCTTAGCTACCTCCATAGTTTACCGATTCAGCACCTCAAAGTGGATCGCTCCTTCGTCAGTCAGCTGGAAAACAACCAACGTAACTATCAAATCACCCAAATGATTTTAGTCCTTACCCATCAATTGGGATACCGGGCGATCGCCGAAGGCATTGAAACGGCTGATCAGCTTCAACTGTTGCGGGAACTCGGGTGTGACTATGGCCAAGGGTATCTATTTGCCCGCCCAGCCCCTGCGAGCGCGATCGAACCCTTACTGCAAGCGCTATAG
- a CDS encoding CBS domain-containing protein yields MTAVVRDYMTPNPYTIRADAPITEAIKLMEEKQVRGLPVLNSNGTLVGLVSEADLIVREAPLEPPLYITFLGSVIYFESPESFHQHLKKTLGQQVQDVMTPNPHTVSVDAPISEAARLMVTHHISRLPVLDHDGQLVGIISRHDLLRALHNN; encoded by the coding sequence ATGACTGCTGTTGTTCGTGATTACATGACCCCCAACCCTTACACCATTCGCGCCGATGCCCCGATTACTGAGGCCATTAAACTCATGGAGGAAAAACAGGTGCGGGGGTTACCGGTGCTTAACAGCAATGGCACCCTTGTGGGTTTAGTGTCAGAGGCGGATTTAATTGTCCGGGAAGCGCCCCTAGAACCACCACTGTACATTACGTTTTTAGGGAGTGTCATTTACTTTGAGTCCCCAGAATCCTTTCATCAGCACCTGAAGAAAACCCTAGGCCAGCAGGTACAAGATGTAATGACCCCTAACCCCCATACGGTGTCTGTGGATGCGCCTATTTCCGAAGCTGCCCGCCTGATGGTGACCCACCACATTAGTCGCTTACCGGTTCTGGATCACGATGGCCAACTGGTGGGGATTATTAGTCGCCATGACTTATTACGGGCGTTGCATAACAATTAG
- the cobS gene encoding adenosylcobinamide-GDP ribazoletransferase, whose protein sequence is MKSLWQEWLGAVIFYTCLPLPPRCPIKLAGAAKWCPGVGVLIGGLLFGADWLLDLLYLPRLVQGVLLVALWLGLTGGLHLDGAMDTADGLGVRDPQRRLAVMADSRSGAFGVMAAIVILLLKVSALASSTMPFSVLWAAVWGRVAQVWAIARYPYLKPTGTGQIHKVSCRVPWDFWPSGLVLSLMSVILPLSLGQLLYLHSLGLLLMLLVPAWFYHQVGGHTGDTYGAVVEWNEALMLVGLSVAQGALPPL, encoded by the coding sequence ATGAAGTCCCTGTGGCAGGAATGGCTAGGGGCAGTGATCTTCTACACCTGTTTGCCCCTTCCCCCTAGATGCCCTATCAAACTTGCTGGCGCAGCAAAGTGGTGCCCAGGGGTGGGGGTACTGATTGGCGGGCTACTGTTCGGGGCAGACTGGCTGCTAGACCTGCTTTACCTGCCACGGCTGGTGCAAGGCGTGTTGCTGGTGGCGCTCTGGTTAGGGCTCACCGGTGGGCTGCATCTGGATGGGGCAATGGATACAGCAGATGGCTTAGGGGTGAGGGATCCGCAACGGCGGCTCGCAGTCATGGCAGACAGTCGCAGCGGTGCGTTTGGGGTGATGGCTGCCATCGTGATCCTGTTGCTGAAAGTCAGTGCTCTGGCGAGTTCAACCATGCCCTTTAGCGTGCTGTGGGCGGCGGTGTGGGGACGGGTAGCACAAGTGTGGGCGATCGCCCGCTACCCCTACCTCAAGCCCACAGGAACTGGTCAGATTCATAAAGTCTCCTGCCGCGTCCCTTGGGATTTTTGGCCAAGTGGCCTCGTATTGAGTCTCATGAGTGTGATACTGCCCCTCTCCCTTGGCCAGTTGCTATACCTCCACAGTCTTGGCCTCCTCCTGATGCTCTTGGTACCGGCATGGTTTTATCACCAAGTGGGAGGGCACACCGGCGATACCTACGGTGCCGTGGTGGAGTGGAACGAGGCTCTGATGCTGGTTGGCCTTAGTGTGGCTCAGGGAGCGCTACCGCCACTGTAA
- a CDS encoding Mo-dependent nitrogenase C-terminal domain-containing protein, producing the protein MLRQSVLTLGQRFIKAVLLPVRRWLECFDVRDRQLAHRLCRLIPAQCPFERDIVVAKWHIHIPPLCHLNPLYEELMLLRYRALCYLADECQEDISAYC; encoded by the coding sequence ATGCTTCGTCAGTCTGTTTTAACGCTGGGGCAACGGTTTATCAAAGCGGTATTGCTGCCGGTGCGTCGTTGGCTAGAGTGCTTTGACGTGCGCGATCGCCAGCTTGCTCACCGTCTGTGCCGTTTGATCCCTGCCCAGTGCCCCTTTGAGCGGGATATTGTGGTTGCAAAGTGGCACATCCATATTCCTCCCCTGTGCCATCTCAATCCCCTCTACGAAGAGTTGATGCTGTTACGCTATCGTGCTCTCTGTTATTTAGCGGACGAGTGTCAGGAAGATATTAGCGCCTACTGCTAG
- a CDS encoding CapA family protein, which yields MAASLELLWQDAQRGQAEAIAQLMNRTLNLKGVHALVRRRGDCLQIMFEAGRSLPPDACVQFVLKGLKRLSPQGILSVRLHGRLKGEEWPEWTQTVQLKESLAAAGAEAMTLPAAVPPTTPSKTRQSGVTAVTLSVLAIASTGVVAWAVQNQLTAEVAPTDTPEPTPAVTTPQPSPPAILPPSTAVERRLRIKAVGDMVLGTNFPNNRLPADPQVLFAHVKPHLQGADILFGNYESTLTDYPHPFKNTSSGRSFAFRSPPSYAQLLRNTGFDVLSVANNHSYDFNEQGFRDTMRHINAAGMTAVGDLNQIAYLETNGIKTAFIGFATYHGQNRIQDLNAGAALVQQAKKTADIVVVTFHGGAEGSDQIHTRDRTEYFYGEDRGNVVQFARAMIDQGADLVLGHGPHVPRALELYKGRLIAYSLGNFVGYQTLGSYGNLGKSLILDVELDGSGQFLQGKIIPVRIDNQGIPHIDQNFASVQLIRRLIQADFPATPLQIERLGKIVSTEEPAEPR from the coding sequence ATGGCAGCATCTTTGGAGCTACTGTGGCAGGACGCGCAGCGGGGTCAAGCGGAGGCGATCGCCCAATTGATGAACCGCACCCTAAATCTTAAGGGAGTTCATGCCCTCGTGCGACGGCGGGGTGACTGTTTACAAATTATGTTTGAAGCGGGGCGATCGCTGCCTCCCGACGCCTGTGTCCAATTTGTCCTCAAAGGTCTGAAGCGTCTGAGTCCTCAAGGAATTCTCAGTGTGCGACTCCACGGTCGCCTCAAGGGGGAAGAGTGGCCGGAATGGACACAGACTGTACAGCTTAAGGAGAGCTTAGCGGCTGCTGGGGCTGAAGCAATGACTCTGCCTGCCGCCGTTCCCCCTACAACACCTAGTAAAACGAGGCAATCGGGCGTTACTGCGGTTACCCTTAGCGTGTTGGCGATCGCTAGCACGGGGGTTGTGGCGTGGGCCGTACAGAATCAACTGACTGCCGAAGTCGCACCGACGGACACTCCGGAGCCAACCCCCGCAGTCACCACACCACAGCCAAGCCCTCCCGCCATTCTCCCTCCCTCTACTGCGGTAGAGCGTCGCCTGCGCATTAAAGCGGTGGGGGATATGGTCTTGGGAACGAATTTTCCCAATAATCGCCTTCCTGCTGATCCACAAGTACTATTTGCCCACGTTAAGCCCCACCTACAGGGGGCTGATATTCTCTTTGGCAACTACGAAAGCACCCTCACCGATTATCCCCATCCCTTCAAAAACACCAGCAGTGGTCGCAGCTTTGCCTTTCGTTCACCTCCCAGCTATGCCCAGCTCCTGCGGAACACTGGCTTTGATGTGCTGAGCGTGGCAAATAACCATAGCTATGACTTCAATGAACAGGGCTTTCGGGATACGATGCGCCACATCAACGCCGCAGGCATGACCGCCGTTGGTGACCTGAATCAAATTGCTTATCTTGAAACCAATGGCATCAAAACCGCCTTCATTGGCTTTGCCACCTACCATGGCCAAAACCGCATCCAAGACCTGAATGCAGGGGCAGCACTGGTGCAACAGGCCAAGAAGACGGCTGATATTGTGGTTGTCACCTTCCACGGTGGCGCTGAAGGCAGCGACCAAATCCATACTCGCGATCGCACCGAATATTTCTACGGCGAAGATCGGGGTAACGTGGTGCAATTTGCGCGGGCAATGATTGACCAGGGGGCCGATTTAGTCCTTGGTCATGGCCCGCATGTCCCTCGCGCCCTCGAACTCTACAAAGGCCGCCTCATTGCCTACTCCTTGGGCAACTTTGTGGGCTACCAAACCTTGGGTAGCTACGGTAACCTCGGTAAGTCCTTGATTCTCGATGTAGAATTAGACGGCTCAGGTCAGTTTCTTCAAGGCAAGATCATTCCTGTACGCATCGACAATCAGGGCATTCCCCACATTGACCAAAACTTTGCCAGTGTGCAACTCATTCGCCGTTTAATTCAGGCGGATTTCCCAGCCACCCCCCTACAGATTGAACGCCTAGGCAAGATTGTAAGTACCGAAGAGCCGGCTGAACCGCGATAG